In a genomic window of Thermoproteus tenax Kra 1:
- a CDS encoding AAA family ATPase: MLFREGPVERPDELFDREAELEELRRALGERRVVALLGMRRIGKTSLAKAATWNLPRVYVDVREFEWRTYITWDDLYGVLKSALPRSRRLLEALSGISGVSVAGLEISFAVGRRRPPPTELLKALDKWAESEGVRVVFVIDEAQELYKLKGGSFAPVLAWAYDNLSNLAFLLTGSKVGLIHRLLKPDDPQSPMYGRYIYTINVRPLPRDRAREFLARGLEEAGVKYAGEALEAAVDKLDGVIGWLAYLGLEAVRAGRLTEPLVAEALEKAARLTWGEFCRFVQLRQSRKYVYIMQAAADGATWSEIKRYLEVKEGPVYDAELSRLLKALVEEGWLEKDDVYKPADPLLRHAAKTAPSCLLSN, translated from the coding sequence ATGTTGTTCAGGGAGGGGCCCGTGGAAAGGCCCGACGAGCTTTTCGACAGAGAGGCCGAGCTGGAGGAGCTGAGGCGGGCGCTGGGGGAGAGGAGGGTGGTCGCGCTACTTGGGATGAGGCGAATTGGGAAGACCTCTCTGGCGAAGGCGGCGACGTGGAATCTGCCCAGAGTATACGTAGATGTGAGGGAGTTCGAGTGGCGCACCTATATCACCTGGGACGACCTCTACGGCGTTTTGAAGTCCGCCCTTCCGAGGTCTAGGAGGCTTTTAGAGGCGCTGTCTGGGATCTCCGGCGTCTCAGTGGCGGGCCTCGAGATAAGCTTTGCCGTCGGCAGGCGCAGGCCTCCGCCCACTGAGCTGTTGAAGGCTCTGGACAAGTGGGCTGAGTCTGAGGGGGTCCGCGTAGTCTTCGTCATAGACGAGGCGCAGGAGCTCTATAAGCTGAAGGGCGGCTCCTTCGCGCCCGTCCTGGCCTGGGCCTACGACAATTTGTCCAACCTGGCCTTCCTCCTCACCGGCTCGAAGGTCGGGCTTATACACCGCCTGCTCAAGCCGGACGATCCCCAGTCGCCGATGTACGGCCGCTATATATACACGATCAACGTGAGGCCTCTCCCGAGGGATAGGGCCAGGGAGTTCCTCGCGAGGGGGCTGGAGGAGGCAGGGGTGAAATACGCCGGGGAGGCGCTGGAGGCTGCGGTCGATAAGCTGGACGGCGTCATCGGCTGGCTGGCCTATCTGGGCCTTGAGGCAGTCAGAGCGGGGAGGCTCACAGAGCCCCTCGTCGCTGAGGCGCTGGAGAAGGCGGCGCGTCTCACGTGGGGCGAGTTCTGCAGATTTGTGCAGCTGAGGCAGAGCAGGAAGTACGTCTACATAATGCAGGCGGCGGCCGACGGGGCCACTTGGTCTGAGATAAAGAGGTATCTGGAGGTCAAAGAGGGCCCTGTGTATGACGCAGAGCTGTCCAGACTCCTAAAGGCGCTTGTGGAGGAGGGATGGCTGGAGAAAGACGACGTGTACAAGCCGGCGGATCCACTGCTTAGACACGCAGCGAAGACCGCCCCCTCTTGTTTGCTCTCTAATTAA
- a CDS encoding ATPase domain-containing protein has protein sequence MSKKRSEDWLDKLEVGPATRRKLEELGVASLEHLLEFTVDELVDAGVEPSAAERLLARARELAGRRPKAVKASELAQVQYRVVKTGVAEFDEKTPWRGLREGFIYEFAGEFGAGKSTLAHQIAVKSVAEGFGDVVYIDTEGTFSPQLVERIASRFNAQGVLDKIYVYMPDNVSFLEAFVKGELPKHLKEGARTIVVDTITALYRAEFVGRESLAERQQRLHYLIDWFRRHTRIFGALVIFTNQVMDVPEAFMSGVKRPAGGNVLAHAVNARFMMARPSKQREEGHMWPLDVPGMPPSEKIQYSIADDGLH, from the coding sequence ATGTCCAAGAAGAGGTCGGAGGACTGGCTCGACAAATTGGAGGTCGGCCCGGCGACTAGGAGGAAGCTCGAGGAGCTGGGCGTCGCCTCGCTCGAGCACCTCTTGGAGTTCACTGTAGACGAGCTGGTAGATGCAGGTGTAGAGCCGTCGGCGGCCGAAAGACTGCTGGCCAGGGCCCGGGAGCTGGCGGGCAGGCGGCCCAAGGCTGTGAAGGCGTCCGAGCTTGCCCAAGTCCAGTACAGAGTAGTCAAGACCGGAGTGGCCGAGTTCGACGAAAAGACGCCGTGGAGGGGACTTAGGGAGGGGTTCATCTACGAGTTCGCAGGGGAGTTCGGGGCGGGGAAGTCAACTCTGGCGCACCAGATAGCGGTCAAATCCGTGGCCGAGGGCTTCGGGGACGTCGTCTATATAGACACAGAGGGGACCTTCAGCCCCCAGCTCGTGGAGAGGATTGCGTCGAGGTTCAACGCCCAGGGCGTTCTCGACAAAATCTACGTCTATATGCCCGACAACGTCTCCTTCCTAGAGGCCTTCGTGAAGGGGGAGCTCCCCAAACATCTAAAGGAGGGCGCCCGGACGATCGTCGTGGACACAATCACGGCGCTATACCGCGCTGAGTTTGTGGGCAGGGAGAGCCTCGCCGAGAGGCAACAACGCCTCCACTATTTGATAGACTGGTTTAGAAGACACACGAGGATCTTCGGAGCTCTGGTGATTTTCACGAACCAAGTGATGGACGTCCCAGAGGCCTTCATGTCCGGCGTCAAGAGGCCGGCGGGAGGAAACGTCTTGGCCCACGCCGTGAACGCCCGCTTTATGATGGCCAGACCCTCCAAACAGAGGGAGGAGGGCCACATGTGGCCTCTGGATGTGCCCGGGATGCCGCCGTCTGAGAAGATCCAGTACTCCATAGCGGACGACGGCCTCCACTGA
- a CDS encoding MBL fold metallo-hydrolase — MYEVERVVVGPLETNCYLICKGSECLVVDPGAEPERIAERLAGRGVAAIVATHLHFDHVGAVEALAERFRAPFIAHRADWELREVFARVAESWGFEAPRLPEPSPAGAELPLGLRALHVPGHTPGSIAVLGDGFVLTGDLLFRGSVGRTDLPGGDWETLVRSVCSLYELPPSYAVLPGHGPPTTLGREARANYFVPQSTCKKY, encoded by the coding sequence GTGTACGAGGTGGAGAGAGTGGTCGTCGGTCCTCTGGAGACAAACTGCTATCTGATCTGCAAGGGCTCTGAGTGTCTCGTCGTTGACCCGGGCGCAGAGCCCGAGAGAATAGCGGAGAGGCTGGCCGGCAGAGGCGTCGCCGCGATCGTCGCCACACATCTACACTTCGACCACGTGGGCGCCGTGGAGGCCCTCGCCGAGAGGTTCCGCGCGCCCTTCATAGCCCACAGGGCCGACTGGGAGCTCAGAGAGGTCTTCGCCAGAGTGGCGGAGTCGTGGGGCTTCGAGGCGCCGCGCCTGCCCGAGCCCTCCCCCGCCGGCGCTGAGCTTCCGCTCGGTCTGAGGGCCCTCCACGTCCCCGGCCACACGCCGGGCTCTATAGCGGTTCTGGGGGACGGGTTCGTTCTGACGGGCGATCTGCTCTTCAGAGGCTCCGTGGGCAGGACGGATCTGCCGGGCGGCGACTGGGAGACTCTGGTGAGGTCGGTCTGCTCCCTCTACGAGCTGCCGCCGAGCTACGCTGTGCTGCCGGGGCACGGGCCGCCTACAACCCTCGGCAGAGAGGCCCGCGCGAACTACTTCGTCCCTCAGTCCACATGTAAAAAATATTAA
- a CDS encoding DUF973 family protein: protein MVQGQEGLTLLRSGVKYLIISDILSLALWLLGPFGLIAAVVAFVLAILGLVRMWRGFTALEPVVGSTTLGKVGVILIVTVILAIVGVVLLGVQLYKIGGHFNEGTLKVGGIVTAIPPISFIGLILTYVGLGKLLSRQPTA, encoded by the coding sequence ATGGTACAAGGGCAAGAGGGATTAACGCTGCTGAGGAGCGGAGTCAAATATCTCATTATCTCGGACATTTTATCGCTGGCGCTGTGGCTTCTGGGCCCGTTCGGCCTCATCGCCGCAGTGGTTGCGTTTGTCCTCGCGATCCTCGGGTTGGTGAGGATGTGGCGCGGCTTCACTGCGCTGGAGCCCGTCGTTGGCAGCACGACTCTGGGCAAGGTAGGCGTGATCTTGATAGTGACGGTGATTCTGGCGATCGTCGGCGTGGTGCTCCTGGGCGTGCAGCTCTACAAGATAGGCGGCCACTTCAACGAGGGCACTCTGAAGGTCGGAGGCATTGTAACCGCCATACCCCCCATCTCCTTCATAGGCCTAATACTCACGTACGTCGGCCTCGGCAAATTACTAAGCCGCCAGCCTACGGCCTGA
- a CDS encoding MFS transporter, with product MAIQSEVLSKKWKYIIPVVWIAYLWAFIDRVNIGIAALGMKQALGLTDADLGLAAGIFFIGYFILEIPGTYIVERYSARKWIARILISWGLITMLTGFVQDKLQLYAARFALGLAEASFFPGIIVYLTHWFLEDERARAVSLFMSAIAVANVVTSPLSGWLLTVDWFGLEGWRWVFIVEGIPAVLWGLAVLYLMPDWPREAKWLREEEKRWLEAELARERASHPPERVTSWATGLKDPLAWALAAVYFFGATGLYGITIWSPTVLKALTGGNPVQIGVLNAVLYFAALLAMVFVGRSSDRSGERFLHTALPLIFAALGLLAVAPLSTSAPVIAFAALALAAMGIYAFFPPFWPIPQRMMAGESRAVAIALINSVGNLGGFFGPYIVGYLNTVAKSSYAGLAFLAGAVVASSLILLGVVKPALSRGR from the coding sequence ATGGCGATCCAAAGCGAGGTTCTCTCAAAGAAGTGGAAATACATAATCCCGGTGGTGTGGATTGCGTATCTATGGGCTTTTATCGACAGAGTCAACATAGGCATCGCCGCCTTGGGCATGAAGCAGGCGTTGGGCCTCACCGACGCCGACCTCGGCTTGGCGGCGGGGATCTTCTTCATAGGCTACTTTATACTTGAGATACCTGGAACCTACATAGTCGAGAGGTACAGCGCTAGGAAGTGGATCGCGAGGATCCTCATAAGTTGGGGGCTCATCACTATGCTTACCGGCTTTGTCCAAGACAAATTACAGCTTTACGCCGCCAGATTCGCCTTGGGCCTTGCAGAGGCCAGCTTCTTCCCTGGGATAATCGTATACTTGACCCACTGGTTTCTGGAGGACGAGAGGGCCAGAGCCGTGAGCTTGTTCATGAGCGCAATCGCCGTGGCCAACGTAGTGACTTCGCCCCTCTCAGGCTGGCTTTTGACGGTGGACTGGTTCGGCCTAGAGGGCTGGAGGTGGGTGTTCATTGTGGAGGGTATACCTGCAGTTCTGTGGGGGCTCGCAGTGCTCTATCTGATGCCCGACTGGCCGCGGGAGGCCAAGTGGCTGAGGGAGGAGGAGAAGAGGTGGCTCGAGGCTGAGTTGGCCCGCGAGAGGGCCTCCCATCCTCCCGAGAGGGTGACGTCTTGGGCCACAGGTCTGAAGGACCCGCTGGCGTGGGCGCTCGCCGCCGTCTATTTCTTCGGCGCGACGGGGCTGTACGGCATAACTATATGGTCGCCCACCGTCCTCAAGGCGCTGACCGGCGGAAATCCGGTCCAGATCGGCGTACTTAACGCCGTTTTATACTTCGCCGCGTTGTTGGCGATGGTCTTCGTCGGGAGGTCCTCGGACAGAAGCGGAGAGAGGTTCCTCCATACGGCCCTGCCCCTAATTTTCGCTGCGCTCGGCCTGTTGGCCGTAGCGCCTCTGTCCACCTCGGCGCCCGTCATCGCCTTCGCCGCGCTCGCCCTAGCCGCCATGGGCATCTATGCGTTCTTCCCGCCGTTTTGGCCGATACCGCAGAGGATGATGGCCGGCGAGAGCAGGGCGGTGGCCATCGCTCTGATAAACTCAGTGGGAAACCTCGGGGGATTCTTCGGCCCATACATTGTGGGCTATCTAAACACTGTGGCCAAATCGAGCTACGCCGGGCTTGCGTTCTTGGCCGGCGCTGTAGTCGCCTCGTCGTTGATCTTGTTGGGCGTCGTCAAGCCAGCCCTATCAAGAGGAAGATAG